A genomic stretch from Cloacibacterium caeni includes:
- a CDS encoding T9SS type B sorting domain-containing protein — protein sequence MSWKNFFKFSLIFSLIFIGKLNAQVCGGSFGAPIFVEDFGRVNNSYQTVSPALVSPAFTNYIYSSIMPPNDGYYTISNTTEYLPWGWQKSLDHTNDPSGTYGNMLVVNADYSPGEFYRRRVSNLCSNQVYRFSAWIINLHRTGANLIKPNVTFQIRSTTTGAILGSISTGILTEENGEVWKNFYLDFKSDPSSSDVDVVLINNAPGGNGNDLAIDDISFSPCGPSTSITATLGNLFTTGVCDNLQSFILTAQMSSNTFQNVNFIWQKSTDGGNTWVNLTGATSNPNITIPAGSYQNNDQFRFIVGESTNINLTSCRVMSGISTVKINGYPNAPSNRSFSFCRNSTATLTTPENNILWYTSATGGIGSINTPIIDTSVVGIKDFWITQTVNGCESARAKITVNIFDNPSAPVVSNYEFCQNSTASSLSAVGTDLKWYTSSTGGTGNTIAPVPNTSIAGDFSFWVTQTVNGCESERAEVKVKILQAPFSTVLKDTSICDGENIVLDVGAGFIAEWQTIPPVVSQTLQISSPGKYSVKLTDSKGCVAIQTVDVTPGITPIITQVKSGENFLEILAENGNPPYLYSLDNVNWQTSNVFKNLSAGIYQIYVKSQTNSCTAVATSAVLFIPNAFTPNHDGYNDVWRVSNIEFFSNVKLKIFDKFGTQVFMAEDVLKFNWNGLYNGRLLPSGTYWYVMEIDGHYTRTGWILLKNR from the coding sequence ATGTCGTGGAAAAATTTTTTTAAATTTTCACTAATTTTTAGTTTAATTTTCATTGGGAAGTTAAATGCTCAAGTCTGCGGAGGTTCTTTCGGAGCTCCAATTTTCGTAGAAGATTTTGGGAGGGTGAATAATTCTTATCAGACGGTTTCTCCAGCATTGGTTTCTCCAGCATTTACCAATTATATTTATTCATCAATAATGCCACCCAATGATGGTTATTATACGATTTCAAATACTACGGAATATTTACCTTGGGGTTGGCAAAAATCATTAGATCATACCAATGATCCTTCTGGAACTTATGGAAATATGTTGGTAGTAAATGCAGATTACAGCCCAGGAGAATTTTATAGAAGAAGGGTTTCTAATCTTTGTTCTAATCAGGTTTACCGTTTTTCTGCTTGGATTATTAATTTACACAGAACTGGAGCGAATTTGATTAAGCCTAATGTAACTTTTCAAATAAGAAGTACAACTACTGGAGCTATTTTAGGTTCTATTTCTACAGGAATTTTAACAGAAGAAAACGGAGAGGTTTGGAAAAACTTTTATTTAGATTTTAAATCAGACCCTTCTTCCTCTGATGTAGATGTAGTTTTAATTAATAATGCTCCTGGGGGAAACGGAAATGACTTGGCAATAGATGATATTAGTTTTTCTCCTTGTGGTCCATCTACATCTATTACTGCTACTTTAGGAAATCTTTTCACCACTGGAGTTTGTGACAATTTACAGAGTTTTATTCTAACTGCGCAAATGAGTTCTAATACTTTTCAAAATGTAAATTTCATTTGGCAAAAAAGTACAGATGGCGGAAACACTTGGGTAAATTTAACTGGTGCCACAAGTAATCCTAATATCACCATTCCGGCAGGAAGTTATCAGAATAATGACCAATTCAGATTTATTGTAGGTGAATCTACTAATATAAATTTGACTTCTTGTAGGGTAATGTCTGGTATTTCTACAGTGAAAATCAATGGGTATCCTAATGCGCCAAGCAATAGGAGTTTTAGTTTTTGTAGAAATTCTACCGCAACTCTCACGACTCCAGAAAATAATATACTTTGGTATACTTCTGCAACTGGTGGAATAGGAAGTATAAATACTCCAATTATTGATACTTCCGTGGTTGGAATTAAAGATTTTTGGATTACTCAAACGGTTAATGGGTGTGAAAGTGCAAGAGCGAAAATTACAGTTAATATTTTTGATAATCCATCGGCTCCTGTCGTTTCAAATTATGAATTTTGTCAAAATTCCACTGCCTCATCTTTGTCAGCAGTCGGAACTGATTTGAAATGGTATACTAGTTCAACAGGAGGTACTGGAAATACAATCGCTCCAGTTCCCAATACTTCAATTGCTGGAGATTTTTCTTTTTGGGTTACACAAACGGTAAATGGTTGTGAAAGTGAAAGGGCAGAAGTAAAAGTTAAAATTCTACAAGCTCCATTTTCCACTGTTTTAAAAGACACTTCTATTTGTGATGGAGAAAATATTGTTTTAGATGTAGGTGCCGGTTTCATTGCAGAATGGCAAACAATTCCACCAGTTGTGAGTCAGACGCTGCAAATTTCAAGTCCAGGAAAATATTCAGTAAAACTTACCGATAGTAAAGGTTGTGTAGCTATTCAAACAGTTGATGTAACTCCTGGTATTACTCCGATAATTACTCAAGTGAAAAGTGGCGAGAATTTTCTAGAAATTTTAGCAGAAAATGGGAATCCTCCTTATTTGTATTCTTTAGACAATGTAAATTGGCAAACTTCTAATGTTTTTAAAAATTTGTCCGCTGGGATTTATCAGATTTATGTAAAATCTCAAACCAATAGTTGTACAGCGGTTGCTACTTCGGCGGTACTTTTTATTCCAAATGCTTTTACACCTAATCATGATGGTTATAATGATGTATGGCGCGTTTCTAATATTGAGTTTTTCTCTAATGTGAAACTTAAAATATTTGATAAATTCGGCACTCAAGTTTTTATGGCGGAAGATGTTTTAAAATTCAATTGGAATGGATTATATAATGGTAGATTATTACCTTCAGGAACTTATTGGTATGTAATGGAAATTGATGGACATTACACCAGAACGGGGTGGATTCTTCTTAAAAATAGATAA